The proteins below come from a single Bactrocera dorsalis isolate Fly_Bdor chromosome 5, ASM2337382v1, whole genome shotgun sequence genomic window:
- the LOC109579504 gene encoding single-pass membrane and coiled-coil domain-containing protein 4 homolog produces the protein MRQLRGKVKETRKQKKERKLENLEIQNQLKTVVIPAVCVFALLIVVFVYFKTRPAVEL, from the coding sequence ATGCGTCAACTTCGCGGTAAGGTGAAAGAGACACGCAAGCAGAAGAAGGAGCGTAAACTGGAGAATTTGGAGATACAAAATCAGTTGAAAACCGTTGTAATACCAGCCGTTTGCGTCTTTGCGCTACTCATTGTTGTCTTCGTTTACTTCAAAACACGTCCCGCTGTGGAGTTGTAA